GAAAAGAAGAGATTTTGTGAAATTGTCTACACTGAGTGCAGGTTTTGCACTGGGAAAGGTACCCGTGTGGGCACAAAATCTTCCATCTATGCCTGAACTGGAAGACCGGGTTCTGGTGATTATTCAGATGTTTGGCGGAAATGACGGCCTCAATACAATTATCCCTGCTGACAATGATTTGTATTATTCCAAATTTCGAAAAAGTCTCAATATTTCTAAAAATAAGACCGTTAGGCTTGGGAATTCAAATACGTATTTACATCCTTCTCTTAACTCAGGGCCCGGAAATGGGCTCAGCGGACTTTTTAAAGAAGGGAAAGTGGCCATTTTACAAGGAGTGGGCTACCCCAATCCCAATCTTTCTCACTTCAGGTCAACAGATATTTGGTTGAGTGGAAATGTACCGGTGGCAGATTCAGAAAGATTGGAATCAGGCTGGATTGGGAGCTATCTTTCTTCAAAAGGAGCACCCGGCACCAGCGATCATCCCGACTGCCTGAATATCGGTAGCAATTCTTCGCTAATTTTCAGACATAATGCAGAGAATTTTGGATTGGCGGTAAGTGATCCCGTGCAATTTTACGAAAGCGGAAAAGACCTTTTAACCGGTGACAGTTTTGTGGATGGCACCTCAAAATATGCTTCGGAATTTAACTATCTGCTCGATTTAAGTATCAAGTCTAATAAATATTCTAAAGTCGTAAAAGATGCTTTTGATAAGGGTAAAAATACAAAAGATTATTCAACCGATGGCCTGGTAAGTGAACTTAAATTGGTGGCCCGTTTGATTTCAGGCGGCTTAAAAACCAAAGTTTACTTGCTCAATATCAATGGATTTGACACTCATGCGGCTCAAGGTACTACTGACGGCAAACATGCTGCTTTGCTGAAGTCAGTCAATGACTCCATCGCATGGTTTATGGCCGATCTGAAGGCTCAGAATTTGTCAAAGAACGTAATTGGAATGACCATTTCGGAGTTTGGTCGCCGACCCAATGAAAATGAATCCGGAGGGACCGACCACGGTGCGGCTGGGGCTATGTTTGTTTTTGGGGATGAAGTGAAAGGCGGGCTCTATGGTAATAATTTTGATTTCAGCAAGTTGGATTCCAATGGTGATTTTATACATCAGTTTGATTACCGGGCGGTTTATGATGAGATTTTATACAAATGGATGGGAGGGAGTGACACCGCAATAAAAACAGTACTTCAGAAACGTTATACGCACATTCAGGGAGGAATCTTAAATGATTACCTGACTACCGGCTCTCCTTTGGCCACGGAGGTACCATCTAAAAATACTGTATTTCCCAATCCAACCACTGATGGATTTATTACGCTCAATTTGAACCTTGCTCAGCCAGACACAATCTCATTATTTCAAACCACACTTTCCGGCCAAAGGCTTTCGGTTTTTCAAAATATTCCTTTACTGGCGGGATCTCATTCTTTTCCGGTTCAATTAAAACTTGGAAGCGGGAATTACATTCTGGAGGTTTTGGGTAGAAAAACCAGAGAGGCTTTTAGGATAATTTGGATATAAAAATCTTTCATTTTTACAGATTTATCTTTAAAAAAATGTATTCCATCTAATAATTGTATCAATTAGATATTTTGATGTTATTTTTGAAAAAATATCAACCCTAATTGAAATGTTTAAAATTACTATCTCAGTATTATTGAGTATTATGGCTTGGTTTGGAATGCAGGCCGACAAACCCACCCCACCTGATTGGAAAAGATTTACAAAAGTTGTACTTGCCGAAGGCCTCGACGAACCCATGGAAATGGCATTTTTGCCCGGAAATAAAGTCCTGATTGTGGAAAGAAAAGGTGGCGTAAAAATCATCAATGAAAAGACAAAAGAAGTATTGGATGCAGGATTTATTGAAGTAAATACTAAATATACCAATAAAAAAGGCCAGATTCGCGAAGCAGAAGAGGGCTTGATGGGAGTAACCCTGGATCCAAAATTTGCGACTAATCATTGGGTGTATTTATATTATGCTCATCCTAAAGAGGCAAAACACGTACTTACCAGATTTGTTTTGAAAGACGATGCCCTCGTGATGGAGTCTGAAAAATTGATTCTGGAAGTAAAAACCCAAAGAGAAGAATGCTGCCATACTGGTGGAGGTTTGGCCTGGGACAAGGCAGGAAATTTGTTTCTTACTGTAGGAAACAATACCGTAAACCCTCCTCAGGGCTCTTCTAACCTTGTGGAAACTCCGGGTCATGAAAACGAAGACGACCAAAGAGGTCCGGGAAATACGAATGACTTAAGAGGTAAAATCCTAAGAATACATCCAGAAGCCAACGGAACTTATACCATTCCTAAGGGAAATCTTTTCCCGGCAGGAACAGAAAAGACCCGGCCTGAAATCTATACCATGGGCCACAGAAACCCCTGGAGGATTAATATCGACAGTAAAACCGGATATATTTACTGGGGAGAAGTTGGGCCTGATGCCGGAAAAGATTCGACCTGGGGTCCCAAAGGCTATGATGAGTTTAATCAGGCAAAAGGACCGGGATTTTTTGGCTGGCCTTATTTTATCGGAAACAATAAGCCTTACAGAAAGTATAACTCTGAAACCAAAACTTACGGAGAGCCATTTGATCCCAATAACCCGGTAAATAACTCGGTAAATAATACTGGTTTGGTGAATTTACCAAAACCTATGCCAGCCATGCTTTATTATCCCTACGGGCAATCTCCGGAATTCCCTGAGTTGGGTACCTCTGGAAGAAGTGCCACAGGTGGACCAGTTTTCAGGAAAGCCGATTTTGTGGGTGCTCCCCGTCCCTGGCCTGACTATTATGAGGGCAAGTGGCTAATTACCGACTTTATGAGAGGTTGGATATTTGCCATAACTATGGACGAAAAGGGCGATTATCAGTCAATGGAAAGAGTATTGCCAGACATGAACTTTAGTTCTGCCATTGATATGGATTTTGGCCCGTCGGGTGATATGTATGTGCTCGAATATGGTTCGGCATGGTTTAGGGGCAATGCCAATTCCAAATTAGTGAAAATCGAATATAATGCCGGAAACAGAAGACCGTCAGCAGTTGCTTTTTCAGACAAAAACTCGGGATCTCTACCATTAACTGTAAAATTTTCAGCGGAAGGGTCTTCTGATTTTGACGATTATGATCAAAATAAGCTGACTTATAAATGGAAGATTACCGATGCAAAGAAAGCTCAGGTAGCTTTACTTTCAGGAAAAGAGGCAACTTATACTTTCAAACTTGCAGGAAACTATAATGTGACTCTGGAAGTAACTGACACCAAAGGTGCTAAAAACAGCATTTCCATTCCTGTTACCGCAGGCAATGCCGCTCCTGAAATTGAAGTGGTACTAAGCTCCCCCAATCAGACATTCTATTTCGGAAAAGAGCCCATCAATTATGTGGTAAAAGTAAAAGATAAAGAAGATGGCGAAACCGGCTCAAAAATCAAAGACGATGAAGTAGCGGTTACTTTTGACTTTATCCCGCAGGGATTTGACCCTATAGAGATTGCCGC
The sequence above is a segment of the Cytophagaceae bacterium genome. Coding sequences within it:
- a CDS encoding DUF1501 domain-containing protein — encoded protein: MKRRDFVKLSTLSAGFALGKVPVWAQNLPSMPELEDRVLVIIQMFGGNDGLNTIIPADNDLYYSKFRKSLNISKNKTVRLGNSNTYLHPSLNSGPGNGLSGLFKEGKVAILQGVGYPNPNLSHFRSTDIWLSGNVPVADSERLESGWIGSYLSSKGAPGTSDHPDCLNIGSNSSLIFRHNAENFGLAVSDPVQFYESGKDLLTGDSFVDGTSKYASEFNYLLDLSIKSNKYSKVVKDAFDKGKNTKDYSTDGLVSELKLVARLISGGLKTKVYLLNINGFDTHAAQGTTDGKHAALLKSVNDSIAWFMADLKAQNLSKNVIGMTISEFGRRPNENESGGTDHGAAGAMFVFGDEVKGGLYGNNFDFSKLDSNGDFIHQFDYRAVYDEILYKWMGGSDTAIKTVLQKRYTHIQGGILNDYLTTGSPLATEVPSKNTVFPNPTTDGFITLNLNLAQPDTISLFQTTLSGQRLSVFQNIPLLAGSHSFPVQLKLGSGNYILEVLGRKTREAFRIIWI
- a CDS encoding PQQ-dependent sugar dehydrogenase, giving the protein MFKITISVLLSIMAWFGMQADKPTPPDWKRFTKVVLAEGLDEPMEMAFLPGNKVLIVERKGGVKIINEKTKEVLDAGFIEVNTKYTNKKGQIREAEEGLMGVTLDPKFATNHWVYLYYAHPKEAKHVLTRFVLKDDALVMESEKLILEVKTQREECCHTGGGLAWDKAGNLFLTVGNNTVNPPQGSSNLVETPGHENEDDQRGPGNTNDLRGKILRIHPEANGTYTIPKGNLFPAGTEKTRPEIYTMGHRNPWRINIDSKTGYIYWGEVGPDAGKDSTWGPKGYDEFNQAKGPGFFGWPYFIGNNKPYRKYNSETKTYGEPFDPNNPVNNSVNNTGLVNLPKPMPAMLYYPYGQSPEFPELGTSGRSATGGPVFRKADFVGAPRPWPDYYEGKWLITDFMRGWIFAITMDEKGDYQSMERVLPDMNFSSAIDMDFGPSGDMYVLEYGSAWFRGNANSKLVKIEYNAGNRRPSAVAFSDKNSGSLPLTVKFSAEGSSDFDDYDQNKLTYKWKITDAKKAQVALLSGKEATYTFKLAGNYNVTLEVTDTKGAKNSISIPVTAGNAAPEIEVVLSSPNQTFYFGKEPINYVVKVKDKEDGETGSKIKDDEVAVTFDFIPQGFDPIEIAAKQKSADDMAQYAIGRNLIEASDCKSCHQYATKSIGPSYKDVAGKYAKTPDNMNYLVKKIKEGGSGVWGEHGMSAHPNVSDIDAKRMVDYIFSLGGAAANVPRLGLTGKVEPIAPTYENAGGNYVLRAAYKDKGAAKTKSILSEKMLYLRSQYLRPQDLSGSSSVQIITTLSYSFSFIGDKSYGFYKNIDLTSIKEVVAFLQVNSRNGAVGANVELRLDSPTGKLLGVSEFVGNKEVPFERPPAGAGAAEWARARSTKATIKLNEAVNGKHDVYLVFRNEKAQKTDILAQFNEVGFFN